DNA from Rubripirellula lacrimiformis:
AGGACCTGTTGGAGTCCATCAAACGCTATTCGGTTGCGATCGATAGCGAAGACATGCCCGAAGATTTCCCACTGATGACCTTTGTTCAGATGATGGGCGAATACGGCAGCATCGACCCCAGTGTGTACATGGACATCCGGAACGGAGCCGAAGCAAGCGTGGAGGCTCGCAAGAAGGAGCTAGCCGACGAAGAGCGACGCCGCGAAGAAGAAGCGCGTGCGGCCGAGAAGGCAGCGATGGAAAAGGCGGCCGAGGACAAGAAGCAAGCTGAAATGGCGGAAGCCAAAGCGGCTGAAGAGAAAGCGGCTGCCGAGAAGATGGCTGCCGAGAAGATGGCAGCCGAAAAAGAAGCGGCAGCGAAGAAAGCCGAAGCTGAAAAAGCTGAAGCCGACAAGGCCAAGGCTGACAAAGCCGACGCGGAAGCCGCCGATTCGGATCCGAAGTCCGACGAACCGAAGACCGATGAATCATCCGATTCGGCCAGCGATTCGCAGCCGTCGGACGAACCCGAAGCGGGCGATGACACGGCCAGCGACGAAGCGGGCGATGGTGACACCGCCGATACGCAGGACTGATCGGGTGACGACGGTTTCGCGATCTGTGGGCGCTGGCGATCACGCCAGCTGATGGACCGGACGATCTTTTTCACGGGGTGGAACGATGGACGCGATGGATATCTTGGGCGCGCTGCTAGGCAAAAAAGCCGGTGGCGGTAGTCCTGGCGGTGCTGTCCTGAAGGATATTTTGGGTGGCAAACGCCCCCAACCCAAGCCGCAATCGCCCGCTCGCCAACACCCGCAGGCACGGCGACCGCAAACCATCGACGATGCCGCCAAGAGCCTGGAAGACTTGCTAGGTGTCAGTCACGACCACCACCAACGACAACGCGAAACGGCTCGCCAATCGGCACCGCGATCGAATCAACCGGCGCCGCAAGCAGCCCCCAGACGTTCCCCCAGCCCAGCACCGTCCTGGTCGCCGAAAGAGGTGGAATCGATGAATGCTCAGTCGAAAATCCTGGTTCGCGGGATGGTCAATGCAGCCAAATCGGATGGGCAGATCACGCAAGCCGAACAGGATGCGATCCTGAAACAATTGGATCACGTATCGCAGGAAGAAATTGAATTCCTACGCTCGACGTTCAAAGAAAAACTGGACGTGCGAGACTTCACCTGGTCGGTACCGCTAGGCATGGAAGAACAGGTCTACACCGTGTCGCTGATCGCGATCGACCTGGACGACCAGAAGGAAGCCAACTACCTGGCCGATCTGGCACAGGGACTACGCTTGGCCTCAAGCCGATGCAACGAGATCCACCGGAGCCTGGGCGCGCCGATCATCTTCCAGAGTTGATCGGCGGTCGCCACGCGTGAGTGTGGAGTTTCGTATAGCCGCGGGTATGGACTCGTGAGTATCGGTGTGGGCACGCGGTTAAACGTCAGTGCACCGGGGCAGCTTGCGAATGCTCGTTTCGCCGTGTGGGCATCGCCCCGTCTGGTTGGGTGATGGACGCGCGGCCCGATGGGCACGCGGTTAAACGATGGATACCGGGGCTGCTTGCGAATGCTCGTTTAACCGCGTGGGCATCGCCCCGTGCGTTTGGGTGATGGACGCGCGGCCCGGTGGGCACGCGGTTAAACGATGGATACCGGGGCTGCTTGCGAATGCTCGTTTAACCGCGTGGGCATCGCCCCGTGCGTTTGGGTGATGGACGCGCGGCCCGGTGGGCACGCGGTGAAACGATAGATACCGGGGCTGCTTGCGAATGCTCGTTTAACCGCGTGGGCATCGCCCCGTGCGTTTGGGCGATGGACGCGCGGCCCGCTGGGCACGCGGTGAAACGATGGGTACCGGGGCTGCTTGCGAATGCTCGTTTAACCGCGTGGGCATCGCCCCGTGCGTTTGGGCGATGGACGCGCGGCCCGCTGGGCACGCGGTGAAACGATGGGTACCGGGGCTGCTTGCGAATGCTCGTTTAACCGCGTGGGTACCGCCCCGGGTGTTTGGGCGATGGACGCGCGGCCCGCTGGGCACGCGGTTAAACGATGGGTACCGGGGCTGCTTGCGAATGCTCGTTTAACCGCGTGGGCATCGCCCCGTGCGTTTGGGCGATGGACGCGCGGCCCGCTGGGCACGCGGTGAAACGATGGGTACCGGGGCTGCTTGCGAATGCTCGTTTAACCGCGTGGGTACCGCCCCGGGTGTTTGGGCGATGGACGCGCGGCCCGCTGGGCACGCGGTTAAACGATGGGTACCGGGGCTGCTTGCGAATGCTCGTTTAACCGCGTGGGCATCGCCCCGTGTGTTTGGGCGATGGACGCGCGGCCCGGTGGGCACGCGGTTAAACGATGGGTACCGGGGCTGCTTGCGAATGCTCGT
Protein-coding regions in this window:
- a CDS encoding DUF533 domain-containing protein, with amino-acid sequence MDILGALLGKKAGGGSPGGAVLKDILGGKRPQPKPQSPARQHPQARRPQTIDDAAKSLEDLLGVSHDHHQRQRETARQSAPRSNQPAPQAAPRRSPSPAPSWSPKEVESMNAQSKILVRGMVNAAKSDGQITQAEQDAILKQLDHVSQEEIEFLRSTFKEKLDVRDFTWSVPLGMEEQVYTVSLIAIDLDDQKEANYLADLAQGLRLASSRCNEIHRSLGAPIIFQS